From a single Streptomyces sp. NBC_01264 genomic region:
- the nuoN gene encoding NADH-quinone oxidoreductase subunit NuoN, which produces MAAAAPIDKIPAPHIEYAQLSPTLIVLGAAIIGVLVEAFVPRKGRYYTQVFLAVAALASAFAAVVGLAAGGYGSSKAHIAAMGAVAVDGPALFLQGTIILASVVAIFTFAERRLDPAAHGNRVDSFAAQAASVPGSESEKEAVKAGFTTTEVFPLALFAVAGMLIFPAANDLLTLFVALEVFSLPLYLLCAAARRQRLMSQEAAVKYFLLGAFSSAFLLFGIALVYGYAGSVSYAAIAEVVDGTVATIDPALADTMGNDALLLIGGALILMGLLFKVGAVPFHMWTPDVYQGAPTPVTGFMAAATKVAAFGALLRLLYVVLPGLRWDWRPVMWGVAIVTMLAGAVIAVTQTDVKRLLAYSSIAHAGFILAGVIATSEAGVKSVLFYLAAYSFVTIGAFAVVTLVRDAGGEATHLSKWAGLGRRSPLTAAVFAVFLLAFAGIPLTSGFSGKFAVFQAAAEGGAGALVVVGVISSAIAAFFYIRVIVLMFFSEPKADGPTVAVPSPLTMTTIAVGVAVTVVLGVAPQYFLDLAGSASTFVR; this is translated from the coding sequence CTGGCGGCCGCGGCGCCGATCGACAAGATCCCGGCCCCGCACATCGAGTACGCTCAGCTGTCGCCCACGCTCATCGTGCTGGGCGCGGCCATCATCGGAGTCCTCGTCGAGGCCTTCGTGCCGCGCAAGGGCCGTTACTACACGCAGGTGTTCCTCGCCGTCGCCGCGCTGGCCTCGGCCTTCGCGGCGGTCGTCGGGCTCGCCGCCGGCGGGTACGGCAGCTCCAAGGCGCACATCGCGGCCATGGGAGCCGTGGCCGTCGACGGACCGGCCCTCTTCCTCCAGGGCACCATCATCCTGGCCTCGGTCGTCGCGATCTTCACCTTCGCCGAGCGGCGCCTGGACCCGGCCGCCCACGGCAACCGGGTGGACTCCTTCGCCGCGCAGGCGGCGTCCGTACCGGGCAGCGAGAGCGAGAAGGAAGCCGTCAAGGCGGGCTTCACCACCACCGAGGTCTTCCCGCTGGCCCTGTTCGCGGTCGCCGGCATGCTGATCTTCCCCGCGGCCAACGACCTGCTGACGCTGTTCGTGGCCCTGGAGGTCTTCTCCCTCCCGCTGTACCTGCTCTGCGCCGCCGCCCGCCGCCAGCGGCTGATGTCGCAGGAGGCGGCCGTCAAGTACTTCCTGCTCGGCGCCTTCTCCTCCGCCTTCCTCCTCTTCGGCATCGCGCTCGTCTACGGGTACGCGGGCTCGGTCTCCTACGCGGCGATCGCGGAGGTCGTCGACGGCACCGTGGCCACCATCGACCCGGCGCTCGCCGACACCATGGGCAACGACGCGCTGCTGCTGATCGGCGGCGCGCTCATCCTGATGGGCCTGCTCTTCAAGGTCGGCGCGGTTCCCTTCCACATGTGGACCCCGGACGTCTACCAGGGCGCCCCCACCCCGGTCACCGGCTTCATGGCGGCGGCGACGAAGGTGGCCGCCTTCGGCGCCCTCCTGCGTCTCCTCTACGTCGTCCTGCCGGGCCTGCGGTGGGACTGGCGGCCGGTGATGTGGGGCGTCGCGATCGTCACGATGCTGGCGGGCGCGGTCATCGCGGTCACCCAGACCGACGTCAAGCGGCTCCTCGCCTACTCCTCGATCGCACACGCCGGCTTCATCCTGGCCGGTGTGATCGCCACCTCGGAGGCGGGCGTCAAGTCCGTCCTCTTCTACCTGGCCGCGTACTCCTTCGTGACCATCGGCGCCTTCGCGGTGGTCACGCTGGTGCGCGATGCGGGCGGCGAGGCCACGCACCTGTCCAAGTGGGCGGGCCTGGGACGTCGTTCACCGCTCACGGCGGCGGTCTTCGCGGTCTTCCTTCTCGCCTTCGCGGGCATCCCGCTGACCTCCGGCTTCTCCGGCAAGTTCGCCGTCTTCCAGGCGGCGGCGGAGGGCGGTGCGGGAGCGCTGGTCGTGGTCGGTGTCATCTCGTCCGCGATCGCCGCGTTCTTCTACATCCGGGTGATCGTCCTGATGTTCTTCAGCGAGCCGAAGGCGGACGGCCCCACGGTCGCCGTCCCGTCCCCGCTGACGATGACGACGATCGCGGTGGGCGTCGCGGTCACGGTGGTCCTGGGCGTGGCCCCGCAGTACTTCCTGGACCTGGCGGGAAGCGCTAGCACGTTCGTGCGCTGA
- the nuoL gene encoding NADH-quinone oxidoreductase subunit L produces the protein MENLIVLLIAAPLLGAAVLLCGGRRLDKVGHWLGTLLAAASFGTGVVLFADMLGRGAEDRTLHQRLFTWIPVEGFQADMAFQLDQLSMTFVLLISGVGTLIHIYSIGYMEHDERRRRFFGYLNLFVAAMLLLVLADNYLLLYFGWEGVGLASYLLIGFWQHKPSAATAAKKAFLVNRVGDIGLSVAIMLMFTTFGTFAFGPVLGSADDASEGKLTAIGLMLLLAACGKSAQVPLQSWLGDAMEGPTPVSALIHAATMVTAGVYLIVRSGAIFNGAPDAQLVVTIVGAVTLLFGAIVGCAKDDIKKALAGSTMSQIGYMILAAGLGPVGYVFAIMHLVTHGFFKAGLFLGAGSVMHGMNDEVDMRKYGGLRKYMPVTFATFGLGYLAIIGFPGLSGFFSKDLIIEAAFAKGGTQGWILGGVTLLGAAITAFYMTRVMLLTFFGEKRWQPDAEGHAPHPHESPKSMTIPMIVLAFGSVFAGGFFAIGDRFLNWLEPVTGHQHGHPPISATAVTAATMVVLVIGVAIAWVMYGRKPVPVVAPRGSLLTRAARRDLYQDDFNHVVLVRGGEHLTRSLVYVDHSLVDGVVNGTAAGVGGLSGRLRKLQNGYVRSYAVSMFGGTAILIAATLLMRAV, from the coding sequence GTGGAGAACCTGATTGTGCTGCTGATCGCGGCGCCCCTGCTCGGAGCGGCGGTGCTGCTCTGCGGCGGCCGCCGCCTCGACAAGGTGGGGCACTGGCTCGGCACCCTGCTCGCCGCCGCCTCCTTCGGGACCGGCGTCGTCCTCTTCGCCGACATGCTCGGCCGCGGAGCCGAGGACCGCACCCTGCACCAGCGGCTGTTCACCTGGATCCCCGTCGAGGGCTTCCAGGCCGACATGGCCTTCCAGCTGGACCAGCTGTCGATGACGTTCGTCCTGCTGATCTCCGGCGTGGGCACGCTCATCCACATCTACTCCATCGGTTACATGGAGCACGACGAGCGGCGCCGCCGCTTCTTCGGCTACCTCAACCTGTTCGTCGCGGCCATGCTCCTGCTGGTGCTCGCCGACAACTACCTGCTGTTGTACTTCGGCTGGGAGGGCGTGGGCCTCGCCTCGTACCTCCTGATCGGCTTCTGGCAGCACAAGCCCAGCGCGGCCACCGCGGCCAAGAAGGCCTTCCTGGTCAACCGCGTCGGCGACATCGGCCTCTCGGTCGCCATCATGCTGATGTTCACCACGTTCGGGACCTTCGCCTTCGGCCCGGTCCTCGGCTCGGCGGACGACGCCTCCGAGGGCAAGCTGACGGCGATCGGCCTCATGCTGCTGCTGGCCGCCTGCGGCAAGTCGGCGCAGGTGCCGCTCCAGTCCTGGCTCGGGGACGCGATGGAGGGCCCGACCCCGGTCTCGGCCCTCATCCACGCGGCGACCATGGTCACCGCCGGCGTCTATCTGATCGTCCGCTCGGGCGCGATCTTCAACGGGGCGCCCGACGCCCAGCTGGTCGTCACCATCGTCGGAGCCGTCACGCTCCTCTTCGGTGCGATCGTCGGTTGCGCCAAGGACGACATCAAGAAGGCCCTCGCCGGATCGACGATGTCGCAGATCGGCTACATGATCCTGGCGGCCGGCCTCGGCCCCGTCGGGTACGTGTTCGCGATCATGCACCTGGTCACGCACGGCTTCTTCAAGGCGGGCCTCTTCCTCGGCGCCGGTTCCGTGATGCACGGGATGAACGACGAGGTCGACATGCGCAAGTACGGCGGCCTGCGCAAGTACATGCCGGTGACGTTCGCGACCTTCGGGCTGGGCTACCTCGCCATCATCGGCTTCCCGGGTCTGTCGGGCTTCTTCTCCAAGGACCTGATCATCGAGGCCGCCTTCGCCAAGGGCGGCACCCAGGGCTGGATCCTCGGCGGAGTCACCCTCCTCGGTGCGGCGATCACCGCCTTCTACATGACCCGCGTCATGCTCCTCACCTTCTTCGGCGAGAAGCGCTGGCAGCCGGACGCAGAGGGCCACGCGCCGCACCCGCACGAGTCCCCGAAGTCCATGACCATCCCGATGATCGTCCTGGCCTTCGGCTCGGTCTTCGCGGGCGGGTTCTTCGCGATCGGCGACCGCTTCCTGAACTGGCTGGAGCCCGTCACCGGACACCAGCACGGACACCCGCCGATCAGCGCCACGGCGGTCACCGCGGCCACCATGGTGGTCCTCGTCATCGGCGTCGCCATCGCCTGGGTGATGTACGGCAGGAAGCCCGTCCCGGTCGTCGCCCCGCGCGGCTCGCTCCTCACCCGGGCGGCCCGGCGGGACCTCTACCAGGACGACTTCAACCACGTGGTCCTCGTCCGCGGCGGGGAGCACCTGACCCGCTCCCTCGTCTACGTCGACCACAGCCTGGTCGACGGCGTGGTCAACGGGACGGCCGCCGGAGTCGGCGGGCTGTCGGGCCGGCTGCGCAAGCTGCAGAACGGCTACGTCCGCAGCTACGCGGTCTCGATGTTCGGGGGCACGGCGATCCTGATCGCCGCGACCCTGCTGATGAGGGCGGTGTGA
- a CDS encoding ABC transporter ATP-binding protein — MSADTLTPAPPTGAALHLTGVSLGHPTTAPVLDGLDLAVHAGEVLTVVGPSGCGKSTLLRTLAGLLPPLRGVVEQDGSPVRGPHADRALVFQDDALLPWRTVRANVELPLAIRGATRADRRRTAAEWLARVGLADHAHKHPHQLSGGQRQRVQLARALAAAPRVVLMDEPFGALDAQTRAEMQDLLVTVLAGSGATVVFVTHDVDEALHLGDRVALLATGELIGVPHPRSRTADRSALRRRILDSL; from the coding sequence ATGTCCGCAGACACCCTCACCCCCGCCCCACCCACGGGCGCCGCCCTGCATCTCACCGGCGTCAGCCTCGGTCACCCCACCACCGCCCCCGTCCTCGACGGCCTCGACCTGGCCGTCCACGCGGGCGAGGTCCTCACCGTCGTCGGCCCGTCCGGCTGCGGAAAGTCCACCCTGCTCCGCACCCTGGCCGGCCTGCTGCCGCCACTGCGCGGCGTCGTCGAGCAGGACGGCTCCCCGGTCAGGGGTCCGCACGCCGACCGGGCGCTGGTGTTCCAGGACGACGCCCTCCTCCCCTGGCGCACGGTCCGTGCCAACGTCGAACTCCCCCTGGCCATCCGCGGAGCCACCCGCGCCGACCGCCGCCGCACCGCCGCCGAGTGGCTGGCCCGCGTAGGCCTGGCCGACCACGCCCACAAGCACCCGCACCAGCTCAGCGGCGGCCAGCGCCAGCGCGTGCAGCTGGCCCGCGCCCTCGCGGCGGCGCCCCGGGTCGTCCTCATGGACGAACCCTTCGGCGCTCTCGACGCCCAGACCCGCGCCGAGATGCAGGACCTCCTCGTCACCGTCCTCGCCGGCAGCGGCGCCACCGTCGTCTTCGTCACCCACGACGTGGACGAGGCCCTGCACCTCGGCGACCGCGTCGCCCTCCTCGCCACCGGCGAGCTGATCGGCGTACCGCACCCCCGCTCGCGGACCGCGGACCGTTCCGCGCTCCGCCGCCGCATCCTCGACTCCCTCTGA
- a CDS encoding NADH-quinone oxidoreductase subunit J, with translation MSSLAAAATLTSSGEAVQFWILGTVAVIGALATILMKKAVHSALSLAGTMIILAVFYLANGAYFLGIVQVVVYTGAIMMLFLFVVMLVGVTAADSLTETIKGQRWLAVLCGLGFGILLIAGISNARLTHFNGLGRINSGGHVEGLATLIFTKYVFAFEITGALLITAAVGAMVLTHRERTERAATQRELAERRVREGVQLPPLPAPGVYARHNAVDVAGLLPDGTPSELTVNQTLRARGQIRDVSGQALDDLKALEQRSSERLGRDALDAREEASK, from the coding sequence ATGAGCTCCCTCGCCGCTGCCGCCACCCTCACCTCCTCCGGTGAGGCGGTCCAGTTCTGGATCCTCGGCACGGTCGCCGTCATCGGCGCGCTGGCCACGATCCTGATGAAGAAGGCCGTGCACAGCGCGCTGAGCCTGGCCGGGACGATGATCATCCTGGCGGTCTTCTACCTCGCCAACGGGGCGTACTTCCTCGGCATCGTCCAGGTCGTCGTCTACACCGGCGCGATCATGATGCTCTTCCTCTTCGTCGTCATGCTCGTCGGCGTCACCGCCGCGGACTCGCTGACCGAGACCATCAAGGGGCAGCGCTGGCTCGCCGTCCTGTGCGGACTCGGCTTCGGCATCCTGCTGATCGCCGGCATCTCCAACGCCCGGCTCACCCACTTCAACGGACTCGGCCGGATCAACTCCGGCGGGCACGTCGAGGGCCTGGCCACGCTGATCTTCACCAAGTACGTGTTCGCCTTCGAGATCACCGGCGCCCTGCTGATCACCGCGGCCGTCGGCGCGATGGTGCTCACGCACCGCGAGCGCACCGAGCGGGCCGCCACCCAGCGCGAACTCGCCGAGCGCCGCGTACGCGAGGGCGTACAGCTCCCGCCGCTGCCCGCACCCGGCGTCTACGCCCGGCACAACGCCGTGGACGTCGCGGGCCTGCTGCCGGACGGCACCCCCTCCGAGCTCACCGTCAACCAGACGCTGCGCGCCCGCGGCCAGATCAGGGACGTCTCCGGCCAGGCCCTGGACGACCTGAAGGCCCTGGAGCAGCGGTCCTCCGAGCGGCTCGGCCGCGACGCCCTCGATGCCCGAGAGGAGGCCTCGAAGTGA
- a CDS encoding fumarate reductase/succinate dehydrogenase flavoprotein subunit produces MDIPALADAEELTCDVLVIGGGTAGTMAALTAAEAGARVLLLEKAHVRHSGALAMGMDGVNNAVIPGRAEPDDYVAEITRANDGIVDQSTVRQTATRGFGMVQRLESYGVKFEKDEHGEYAVRQVHRSGSYVLPMPEGKDVKKVLYRQLRRREMRELIRIENRVMPVRVLTDPGDGRAIGAAAFNTRTGAFVTVRAGAVILATGPCGRLGLPASGYLYGTYENPTNAGDGYAMAYHAGAALTGIECFQINPLIKDYNGPACAYVANPFGGYQVNRHGERFVDSDYWSGQMMSEFAAELASDRGPVYLKLSHLPEETVAAVESILHTTERPTRGTFHANRGHDYRTHDIEMHISEIGLCGGHSASGVRVDDHARTTVPRLYAAGDLASVPHNYMIGAFVFGDLAGADAAQYRPYEGELPAAQLAAAHELIYRPLRHPDGPPQPQVEYKLRRFVNDYVAPPKTGAKLSLAVEAFTRMEREIGEMGATTPHELMRCAEVSFIRDCAEMAARASLARTESRWGLYHERLDHPERDGAGWLHHLDLRKSPSGAMEFTARPVDPYLVPVPEFTPTGGLSRHLGEVELVGVALAGGEARAAAPAAAAARDTGSAPGSPRILELLSLAEEAPGLPALLPYLDDPDPAVRATAVAVLGETVPAGAGPALGERLADPDPAVRAAAAAALRELLEVLAPDPELGAALRAGLAVPDPAVRSAALEALRVLRLGETGLYERSLRDADVDVRIQAVRALVSVDAEAALATAAGDSSREVRVAVAKALGTLRAGSALTPLLSDPDPLVRAAALTSVSLTGGHTARAVSALSDPAWQVRAGAAAGLSSAPAGVAVAPLSLALSDPNADVRKATVLALRAHRPDPSALSALATAATDPDADVRAYATRL; encoded by the coding sequence ATGGACATCCCCGCGCTCGCCGACGCCGAGGAACTGACCTGCGACGTCCTCGTCATCGGCGGCGGCACCGCCGGCACGATGGCGGCGCTGACCGCCGCCGAGGCCGGTGCGCGGGTGCTGCTCCTGGAGAAGGCGCACGTACGGCACTCCGGGGCCCTCGCCATGGGCATGGACGGGGTCAACAACGCCGTCATCCCGGGCCGCGCCGAGCCCGACGACTACGTCGCCGAGATCACCCGCGCCAACGACGGCATCGTCGACCAGTCCACGGTCCGCCAGACGGCGACCCGCGGGTTCGGCATGGTGCAGCGGCTGGAGTCGTACGGGGTGAAGTTCGAGAAGGACGAGCACGGCGAGTACGCCGTCCGCCAGGTCCACCGCTCCGGCTCGTACGTGCTGCCCATGCCGGAGGGCAAGGACGTCAAGAAGGTGCTGTACCGGCAGTTGCGCCGGCGTGAGATGCGGGAGCTGATCCGGATCGAGAACCGGGTGATGCCGGTCCGTGTCCTGACCGATCCCGGGGACGGGCGGGCGATCGGCGCGGCCGCCTTCAACACCCGTACCGGCGCCTTCGTGACCGTGCGGGCGGGGGCCGTGATCCTCGCGACCGGACCGTGCGGACGGCTCGGGCTGCCCGCCTCCGGATATCTCTACGGGACGTACGAGAACCCCACCAACGCCGGTGACGGCTACGCGATGGCGTACCACGCGGGCGCCGCGCTCACCGGCATCGAGTGCTTCCAGATCAACCCGTTGATCAAGGACTACAACGGCCCGGCCTGCGCCTACGTCGCGAACCCCTTCGGCGGCTACCAGGTCAACCGGCACGGCGAGCGGTTCGTGGACTCCGACTACTGGTCGGGGCAGATGATGTCGGAGTTCGCCGCCGAACTGGCCTCCGACCGCGGCCCGGTGTACCTCAAGCTCAGCCACCTCCCCGAGGAGACCGTCGCCGCCGTCGAATCGATTCTGCACACCACTGAGCGGCCCACGCGCGGCACCTTCCACGCGAACCGGGGCCACGACTACCGCACCCACGACATCGAGATGCACATCTCGGAGATCGGCCTGTGCGGCGGCCACTCGGCCTCCGGCGTACGCGTCGACGACCACGCCCGCACCACCGTGCCGCGGCTGTACGCGGCCGGGGACCTGGCCTCCGTACCGCACAACTACATGATCGGCGCGTTCGTCTTCGGCGATCTGGCGGGAGCGGACGCCGCCCAGTACCGGCCGTACGAGGGCGAGTTGCCGGCCGCGCAGCTCGCCGCCGCCCACGAGCTGATCTACCGGCCGCTGCGCCACCCGGACGGTCCGCCGCAGCCGCAGGTGGAGTACAAGCTGCGGCGGTTCGTGAACGACTACGTGGCCCCGCCCAAGACGGGCGCGAAGCTGTCGCTCGCCGTGGAGGCCTTCACCCGGATGGAGAGGGAGATCGGCGAGATGGGCGCCACGACCCCGCACGAGCTGATGCGCTGCGCCGAGGTCTCCTTCATCCGGGACTGCGCGGAAATGGCGGCGCGGGCCTCCCTCGCACGGACCGAGTCCCGCTGGGGGCTGTACCACGAGCGGCTCGACCACCCCGAGCGCGATGGCGCGGGCTGGCTGCACCACCTGGACCTGCGCAAGTCCCCTTCGGGGGCGATGGAGTTCACGGCGCGCCCGGTCGACCCCTATCTGGTGCCGGTCCCCGAATTCACCCCGACGGGCGGGCTCTCCCGGCACCTCGGCGAGGTCGAGCTGGTCGGCGTGGCCCTGGCGGGCGGCGAGGCCCGGGCGGCGGCCCCCGCGGCGGCCGCCGCCCGGGACACCGGATCCGCGCCGGGCTCACCCCGGATCCTGGAGCTCCTCTCCCTGGCGGAAGAGGCCCCGGGCCTGCCCGCCCTCCTCCCCTACCTGGACGACCCCGACCCGGCGGTCCGCGCCACGGCGGTGGCGGTGCTCGGCGAAACCGTCCCGGCGGGCGCCGGTCCCGCCCTCGGGGAGCGGCTGGCCGACCCCGACCCGGCGGTCCGCGCGGCCGCGGCGGCGGCGCTGCGCGAGCTGTTGGAGGTGCTCGCGCCCGACCCCGAACTGGGTGCGGCCCTGCGGGCGGGCCTCGCGGTGCCGGATCCGGCGGTCCGGTCGGCGGCCCTCGAAGCCCTACGGGTCCTGCGGCTCGGGGAGACCGGCCTGTACGAGCGGTCCCTGCGGGACGCCGACGTGGACGTCCGCATCCAGGCGGTGCGGGCGCTGGTCTCCGTGGACGCGGAGGCCGCGCTGGCAACGGCCGCGGGGGACTCCTCCCGGGAGGTCCGGGTGGCCGTGGCCAAGGCCCTCGGCACCCTGCGGGCGGGCTCCGCCCTGACCCCGCTGCTGTCGGACCCCGACCCCCTGGTCCGGGCGGCGGCGCTGACCTCGGTCTCCTTGACCGGCGGCCACACGGCGCGGGCCGTCTCCGCCCTCTCCGACCCGGCGTGGCAGGTCCGCGCGGGGGCTGCCGCCGGGCTGTCCTCGGCGCCGGCCGGGGTGGCGGTGGCCCCGCTCTCCCTCGCCCTCTCCGACCCGAACGCGGACGTCCGCAAGGCCACCGTCCTCGCCCTGCGCGCGCACCGCCCCGACCCGTCCGCCCTGTCGGCCCTGGCCACGGCCGCCACCGACCCCGACGCGGACGTCCGCGCCTACGCCACCCGGCTGTAG
- a CDS encoding Uma2 family endonuclease, which produces MGALMNPEHSWPIPPPGGWTADDLDTLPNLPPHTELIDGSLVFVSPQTLFHMRAISFFDGQLQSLAPNVYEVLREFTIDIDRHNRPEPDVIVVDDSAVGDLNQTRLPAAAVCLAIEVVSPESIGRDRGVKPVKYAEAGIAHFWRVEHLDGRAVVYVYERDPSTGRYGTAGIFHDRLKVSVPFPIDLDLTEIMPKRRRTA; this is translated from the coding sequence ATGGGAGCACTGATGAACCCGGAACACAGCTGGCCCATCCCGCCGCCCGGCGGCTGGACTGCCGACGACCTGGACACGCTTCCGAATCTGCCTCCGCACACGGAGCTGATCGACGGGAGCCTGGTTTTCGTGAGTCCGCAGACTCTGTTCCACATGCGAGCGATCAGTTTCTTCGATGGGCAGCTTCAATCGCTGGCTCCGAACGTGTACGAGGTCCTCCGCGAGTTCACCATCGACATCGACCGCCACAACCGCCCCGAACCCGATGTCATCGTCGTGGACGACAGCGCGGTGGGCGACCTGAATCAAACCAGGCTGCCCGCCGCAGCTGTCTGTCTGGCCATCGAAGTGGTCTCGCCCGAATCGATCGGCCGTGACCGTGGCGTCAAGCCGGTCAAGTACGCGGAGGCCGGTATCGCGCACTTCTGGCGCGTGGAGCACCTGGACGGCCGTGCCGTGGTCTATGTCTACGAACGGGACCCGTCGACGGGGAGATACGGAACCGCGGGCATCTTCCACGACCGTCTCAAGGTCTCCGTCCCCTTCCCCATCGACCTGGACCTCACCGAGATCATGCCGAAGCGACGGCGCACCGCATAG
- a CDS encoding NADH-quinone oxidoreductase subunit M produces MSFPLLTVTAAVPAVGAILTAAVPAARRTAAKWLALLFSVATLALAVLVAVRFEPGGDRYQLTESHAWIADFGVRYELGVDGIGVVLIALTALLIPFVIAAGWHDADPLETSSSRWRPTQGFFALILLVEAMVIISFEATDVFLFYIFFEAMLIPMYFLIGGFGDRAHSGSDENAAAQRSYAAVKFLLYNLVGGLIMLAAVIGLYVVAGNFSLQEITAARAAGTLDMATNTERMLFLGFFFAFAVKAPLWPLHTWLPNAMGEATAPVAVLITAVVDKVGTFAMLRFCLGLFPEASKWATPVILVLALISIVYGALVAVGQRDIKRLVAYASISHFGFIILGIFAMTSQGQSGATLYMVNHGLSTAALMLVAGFLISRRGSRLIADYGGVQKVAPVLAGTFLIGGLATLSLPGLAPFVSEFLVLVGTFARYPVVGIIATFGIVLAALYTLVLYQRTMTGPLKEEVRTMPDLRLREVLVVAPLIALLIGLGVYPKVLTDIVNPAVKHTMSDVKETDPKPEVAVEAKHSNEGEAAK; encoded by the coding sequence ATGAGTTTCCCGCTTCTGACGGTGACGGCCGCGGTCCCCGCGGTCGGCGCGATCCTGACGGCGGCCGTCCCGGCCGCCCGCCGGACCGCCGCCAAATGGCTCGCCCTGCTCTTCTCGGTGGCGACCCTGGCCCTGGCCGTGCTCGTCGCGGTCCGCTTCGAGCCCGGTGGCGACCGCTACCAGCTCACCGAATCGCACGCCTGGATCGCGGACTTCGGCGTCCGCTACGAACTGGGCGTCGACGGCATCGGGGTGGTGCTGATCGCACTCACCGCGCTGCTGATCCCCTTCGTGATCGCGGCCGGCTGGCACGACGCCGACCCGCTGGAGACCTCCTCCTCGCGCTGGCGGCCGACCCAGGGCTTCTTCGCCCTGATCCTGCTGGTCGAGGCGATGGTGATCATCTCCTTCGAGGCCACCGACGTCTTCCTCTTCTACATCTTCTTCGAAGCCATGCTCATCCCGATGTACTTCCTCATCGGCGGCTTCGGCGACCGGGCACACTCCGGGTCAGATGAGAACGCGGCCGCGCAGCGCTCGTACGCGGCGGTCAAGTTCCTCCTCTACAACCTGGTCGGCGGCCTGATCATGCTGGCCGCCGTCATCGGGCTCTACGTGGTCGCCGGGAACTTCTCGCTCCAGGAGATCACCGCCGCCCGCGCCGCGGGCACGCTCGACATGGCGACCAACACCGAGCGGATGCTGTTCCTCGGCTTCTTCTTCGCCTTCGCGGTGAAGGCCCCGCTCTGGCCGCTGCACACCTGGCTGCCGAACGCGATGGGCGAGGCAACGGCCCCGGTAGCCGTCCTGATCACCGCCGTCGTCGACAAGGTCGGCACCTTCGCGATGCTCCGCTTCTGCCTCGGACTCTTCCCCGAGGCCAGTAAGTGGGCCACGCCGGTGATCCTGGTCCTGGCCCTGATCAGCATCGTCTACGGTGCGCTGGTCGCGGTCGGCCAGCGGGACATCAAGCGGCTGGTGGCGTACGCCTCCATCTCGCACTTCGGCTTCATCATCCTGGGCATCTTCGCGATGACCTCCCAGGGCCAGTCCGGCGCGACGCTCTACATGGTCAACCACGGGCTCTCGACGGCGGCGCTCATGCTGGTCGCCGGCTTCCTGATCTCGCGGCGCGGCTCCCGGCTCATCGCCGACTACGGCGGCGTGCAGAAGGTGGCCCCGGTCCTGGCCGGCACCTTCCTGATCGGCGGCCTGGCCACGCTCTCGCTCCCCGGCCTCGCCCCGTTCGTCAGTGAGTTCCTGGTCCTGGTCGGCACCTTCGCCCGGTACCCGGTCGTCGGCATCATCGCCACCTTCGGCATCGTGCTGGCGGCGCTCTACACGCTGGTCCTCTACCAGCGCACCATGACCGGCCCCCTCAAGGAGGAGGTCCGCACCATGCCGGACCTGCGCCTGCGGGAGGTCCTGGTGGTCGCCCCGCTGATCGCGCTGCTGATCGGACTGGGCGTCTACCCGAAGGTCCTGACCGACATCGTCAACCCGGCGGTGAAGCACACCATGTCGGACGTCAAGGAGACCGATCCGAAGCCCGAGGTGGCTGTCGAAGCGAAGCACTCCAACGAGGGGGAGGCGGCCAAGTGA
- the nuoK gene encoding NADH-quinone oxidoreductase subunit NuoK → MNPVNYLYLSALLFTIGAAGVLIRKNAIVLFMCVELMLNACNLAFVTFSRMHGNLDGQIIAFFTMVVAAAEVVVGLAIIVSLFRTRHSASVDDASLMKL, encoded by the coding sequence GTGAACCCGGTCAACTACCTGTACCTGTCCGCGCTGCTGTTCACCATCGGGGCGGCCGGAGTCCTGATCCGGAAGAACGCGATCGTGCTGTTCATGTGCGTGGAGCTCATGCTCAACGCCTGCAACCTCGCCTTCGTCACCTTCTCCCGGATGCACGGCAACCTCGACGGCCAGATCATCGCGTTCTTCACGATGGTCGTCGCCGCCGCCGAGGTCGTGGTGGGCCTCGCGATCATCGTGTCGCTGTTCCGTACCCGCCACTCGGCCTCGGTCGACGACGCCAGCCTGATGAAGCTGTAA